In Streptomyces nodosus, one DNA window encodes the following:
- a CDS encoding aminoglycoside phosphotransferase family protein — MSTGLMHPGMHPIDDDLVRRLIAAQFPQWAGLAVERFPSGGTVNAMYRLGDDMVVRLPLVEGGAADVSMEQEWLPRLASRLPVPVPEVLGAGVPAEGYPWPWSVYRWLAGENPEAGALSEPVLLAEELAGFVAAMRSITLPGAPDAYRGGPVASLDASTRAAIEELRGIPEEGVDCDAVTVVWEDALRAAAWEGPPVWLHADLMPGNLLVDGGRLTSVIDFGCLGVGDPACDLFPAWNLLPAGAREVFRESLGVDDATWRRGRGRTFSQALIALPYYRRTNQVMARNARHVIRTVLHEAEVS, encoded by the coding sequence ATGAGCACAGGGCTGATGCACCCCGGTATGCACCCCATCGACGACGACCTGGTACGGCGGCTGATCGCCGCGCAGTTTCCCCAGTGGGCGGGGTTGGCGGTGGAGCGGTTTCCGTCCGGCGGCACGGTCAATGCCATGTACCGGCTGGGCGACGACATGGTCGTTCGGCTGCCGTTGGTGGAGGGCGGGGCCGCGGACGTATCCATGGAGCAGGAGTGGCTTCCCCGCCTCGCCTCCAGGCTGCCCGTCCCCGTCCCCGAAGTGCTCGGGGCCGGGGTTCCCGCCGAGGGGTATCCATGGCCGTGGTCGGTGTACCGGTGGTTGGCGGGAGAGAACCCCGAGGCGGGGGCGCTGAGCGAGCCGGTGCTGCTGGCCGAGGAACTGGCCGGGTTCGTGGCAGCGATGCGGAGCATCACCCTGCCGGGAGCACCGGATGCCTACCGCGGCGGTCCGGTGGCCTCGCTCGACGCGTCGACCCGGGCGGCGATCGAGGAACTGCGCGGGATCCCGGAGGAGGGCGTCGACTGCGACGCCGTGACGGTCGTATGGGAGGACGCGCTGCGAGCCGCCGCCTGGGAAGGGCCGCCGGTGTGGCTGCATGCCGATCTGATGCCGGGCAATCTGCTGGTGGACGGTGGCAGGCTGACCTCCGTGATCGACTTCGGGTGCCTGGGGGTTGGCGATCCGGCGTGCGATCTGTTCCCGGCATGGAATCTACTGCCGGCCGGAGCGAGGGAGGTCTTCCGCGAATCACTGGGCGTGGACGACGCGACCTGGCGCCGCGGCCGCGGGAGAACGTTCTCACAGGCGCTGATCGCTCTGCCGTACTACCGACGGACGAACCAAGTGATGGCACGCAACGCCCGGCATGTGATCCGGACGGTACTGCACGAAGCCGAAGTCTCCTAG
- a CDS encoding DUF4956 domain-containing protein, whose protein sequence is MNFDLKLQELSGTFSVADVVAAMALSFILSTLIGYAYRYTHRNVSYSQSYVQTLVVVGMIVALIMLVVGSNLARAFSLVGALSVVRFRNAVKETRDVGFIFLAMAIGMACGARFYTLAAVGAVVICAVIIVMFKFNWFALNVQRQVVKVQVPAGDDYTPQIRDVLIKYTSEFELVSTETIRGGALSEIFYTVRLKKGAEPGDLVSALQERTSGQRVTVLTGYDTTDL, encoded by the coding sequence GTGAACTTCGATCTCAAACTCCAGGAACTGAGCGGCACGTTCAGTGTGGCCGATGTCGTGGCGGCGATGGCGCTGTCGTTCATCCTGTCCACGCTGATCGGTTATGCGTACCGGTACACGCACCGCAATGTCTCCTACAGCCAGTCCTACGTCCAGACCCTGGTCGTCGTCGGCATGATCGTCGCGTTGATCATGCTGGTCGTCGGTTCCAACCTGGCGCGCGCGTTCTCACTGGTCGGCGCGTTGTCCGTGGTCCGCTTCAGGAATGCGGTCAAGGAGACCAGGGACGTCGGCTTCATCTTCCTCGCCATGGCGATCGGCATGGCCTGCGGCGCCCGTTTCTACACGCTGGCCGCGGTCGGTGCCGTGGTGATCTGCGCCGTCATCATCGTGATGTTCAAGTTCAACTGGTTCGCCCTGAACGTGCAGCGACAGGTCGTCAAGGTCCAGGTCCCGGCCGGTGACGACTACACGCCGCAGATCCGTGATGTGCTGATCAAGTACACCAGCGAGTTCGAGCTGGTGAGCACCGAGACGATCCGCGGCGGCGCACTGAGCGAGATCTTCTACACGGTGCGGCTCAAGAAGGGTGCCGAGCCCGGCGACCTGGTCAGCGCGCTTCAGGAGCGTACGTCCGGACAGCGGGTCACCGTCCTGACCGGCTACGACACCACGGATCTGTGA
- a CDS encoding RidA family protein has protein sequence MTERLTQNPADRMGQRPGERRAILSGSTFEEQIGYARAVVDGDWVHVAGTTGFDYAAMTISDDVVEQAEQCLRNIEVALTEAGCTLADVVRVRYMFPDREDFEPCWPALRRAFGGIRPAATMLVCGLSDPRMKIEIEAYARRPTAV, from the coding sequence ATGACAGAGCGACTGACGCAGAACCCGGCGGACCGGATGGGGCAGCGGCCGGGGGAACGGCGCGCGATCCTCAGCGGCTCGACGTTCGAGGAGCAGATCGGCTACGCCCGGGCCGTGGTGGACGGCGACTGGGTGCATGTCGCCGGGACGACGGGTTTCGACTACGCCGCCATGACGATCTCCGACGACGTGGTGGAACAGGCCGAGCAGTGTCTGCGTAACATCGAGGTGGCGCTGACCGAGGCGGGCTGCACTCTCGCCGATGTGGTGAGGGTGCGGTACATGTTCCCCGACCGCGAGGATTTCGAGCCGTGCTGGCCGGCCCTGCGCCGCGCCTTCGGTGGGATCCGACCGGCCGCGACCATGCTGGTCTGCGGCCTCTCCGACCCCCGTATGAAGATCGAGATCGAGGCGTACGCCCGCCGGCCGACTGCCGTGTGA
- a CDS encoding polyphosphate polymerase domain-containing protein produces MASRLHAFNRFELKYLVPVDQAAEIRDELAERMDQDPYSPVGGYGVWSLYYDTPQLRFYWEKIEGLKFRRKLRIRHYGDLDGVTDESPVCVEIKQRVNRVTQKRRITLPYGTARQLCDGRETVRHSARESAFIQEVLELVVRLNLRPTVITGYQREALVGRDADTGLRVTFDRRIRGRDRDFHFGIARPENRFTVPPHLSVMEIKVNDRTPHWITDLAARRNLHLVRISKYVQSVEAFGLAPRSLFHIDEADHPSATPTEEQPPQQRPAQDAPLKAGAQ; encoded by the coding sequence GTGGCCAGCCGGCTGCATGCGTTCAACCGGTTCGAGCTGAAGTATCTGGTCCCGGTGGACCAGGCGGCGGAGATCCGGGACGAGTTGGCCGAGCGGATGGACCAGGACCCGTACAGTCCGGTCGGCGGCTACGGCGTGTGGAGCCTTTACTACGACACTCCTCAGCTGCGGTTCTACTGGGAGAAGATCGAGGGTCTGAAGTTCCGCCGCAAGCTGCGCATCCGCCACTACGGCGACCTCGACGGCGTCACCGATGAGTCGCCGGTGTGCGTGGAGATCAAGCAGCGGGTCAACCGGGTCACCCAGAAGCGCCGCATCACCCTTCCCTACGGCACTGCACGTCAGCTGTGCGACGGCCGCGAGACGGTGCGGCACTCGGCGAGGGAGAGCGCCTTCATCCAGGAGGTCCTCGAACTCGTCGTGAGGTTGAACCTGCGGCCCACCGTGATCACCGGCTATCAGCGTGAGGCCCTGGTGGGCCGGGACGCGGACACCGGTCTGCGGGTCACCTTCGACCGCCGGATCCGCGGACGGGACCGGGACTTCCACTTCGGCATCGCGCGGCCGGAGAACCGGTTCACCGTCCCGCCGCATCTGTCGGTCATGGAGATCAAGGTCAACGACCGCACCCCCCACTGGATCACCGACCTGGCCGCACGCCGCAATCTCCACCTCGTACGGATCTCGAAGTATGTGCAGTCCGTCGAGGCATTCGGCCTGGCGCCCCGCTCGCTCTTCCACATCGACGAGGCGGACCATCCGTCGGCCACCCCCACCGAAGAACAGCCGCCCCAGCAGCGGCCGGCGCAGGACGCGCCGTTGAAAGCAGGAGCACAGTGA
- a CDS encoding maleylpyruvate isomerase family mycothiol-dependent enzyme: MTMTLEFPVLLRLIDERSTAFRAAVASAPSLDVQVPTCPEWTLFDLAQHIGEGRRAWAATVAAGPAPAKSAAEGAPAAPREREALLAWLAESTEQLLDALRKAGPDRGCWTWWETSQSPQTSGAVARHQLQQMAVHTYDAQITVGAPQPLPDEVALDGVDEFLSTCVATTSAWPHKPATVDFHASEGRSWRLSLSADGARTARLPGPGTTPATAAGQDPDAAAASASARGTASELVLILHDRIPINSLKLDGDRRLFEQLSAWDPDE; the protein is encoded by the coding sequence GTGACAATGACACTCGAGTTCCCCGTTCTGCTGCGGCTGATCGACGAACGGTCGACTGCCTTCCGCGCTGCGGTCGCCTCCGCGCCCAGCCTCGACGTACAGGTGCCGACCTGCCCCGAGTGGACGCTGTTCGATCTGGCGCAGCACATCGGCGAGGGGCGCCGCGCCTGGGCCGCCACCGTCGCCGCAGGGCCTGCTCCGGCCAAGTCCGCAGCGGAGGGCGCCCCGGCTGCGCCTCGGGAACGCGAGGCCCTGCTGGCCTGGTTGGCGGAGTCCACGGAGCAACTGCTGGACGCATTGCGGAAGGCCGGCCCGGATCGCGGTTGCTGGACGTGGTGGGAGACGTCGCAGTCGCCGCAGACCTCCGGTGCCGTAGCTCGGCACCAGCTCCAGCAGATGGCGGTGCACACGTACGACGCCCAGATCACCGTAGGTGCCCCGCAGCCGCTGCCGGACGAGGTGGCGCTCGACGGTGTCGACGAGTTCCTGTCCACCTGCGTCGCAACGACAAGTGCCTGGCCGCACAAGCCCGCTACCGTCGACTTCCACGCCTCCGAGGGCCGCTCCTGGCGCCTCTCGCTCTCGGCCGACGGCGCACGGACCGCCCGCCTCCCGGGGCCCGGCACCACGCCGGCCACCGCTGCCGGCCAGGACCCGGACGCGGCCGCCGCTTCTGCCTCCGCTCGGGGCACGGCCAGCGAGCTGGTCCTCATCCTGCACGACCGTATCCCGATCAACTCCCTGAAGCTCGACGGCGACCGACGTCTCTTCGAGCAGCTCAGCGCCTGGGACCCGGATGAGTAG
- a CDS encoding CotH kinase family protein — translation MEGDTTTRRGRRLRDRLPLRLRHHWKPVATLGLGLAAMVYFLGDARISPYVTSSSRVEADGITENVGGPVDLYDTSVSHSIQLTYQQTDFDKMMKEFRDDGTKDYIEADLVIDGVYLNDVGIRLKGNSTLMSLRGDKGMPGGGRNLPDAPQGAQAGAPGGMGGFGGMGGMTQYDLSEKKPEELPWLVKVDEFVEGRAYQGEREISLRPGSNGQVPLNEALSLSLIGKSGQKAERYAFTELRVNNRPTATRLMVESPDTDYAEDVADGHGVLYKAKAGGSFTYRGDDPTDYESSFKQLNKKGSQDLEPVMKLIKWADRASDEEFARDLHLYMDVDSLAAYLATQNLLLNFDDMAGPGKNYLLWYDLDTQKFSVLGWDYNLTFSGDATAGPKDSISNLPQQAPSRAPEGKPDATLGGMPSGMPEGLPSGMPGGMNGKDGPGGLMGHVLKTRFLESDAFEDVYLKAYRALYQKFYRSGTAVEELQSIADQARSAGAGSKELDTAVTQLKTTVTDRAVALAEDQQVIG, via the coding sequence ATGGAGGGCGACACCACCACGCGGCGCGGGCGACGGTTGCGGGACCGGCTTCCCCTCCGGCTGCGCCACCACTGGAAGCCGGTCGCGACGCTGGGCCTCGGGCTCGCCGCGATGGTCTACTTCCTGGGCGATGCGCGTATCTCCCCGTATGTCACCTCGTCCTCGCGGGTCGAGGCGGACGGCATCACCGAGAACGTCGGCGGACCGGTGGACCTGTACGACACCTCGGTGTCGCACTCGATCCAACTCACCTACCAGCAGACCGACTTCGACAAGATGATGAAAGAGTTCCGAGACGACGGCACCAAGGACTACATCGAGGCCGATCTCGTCATCGACGGGGTCTACCTCAATGACGTCGGGATCCGTCTCAAGGGCAACTCCACCCTGATGTCCCTGCGCGGAGACAAGGGCATGCCCGGCGGCGGCCGGAACCTGCCCGATGCCCCGCAGGGAGCTCAGGCCGGTGCCCCCGGCGGCATGGGCGGTTTCGGGGGCATGGGCGGGATGACGCAGTACGACCTGTCCGAGAAGAAGCCGGAGGAACTGCCCTGGCTCGTCAAGGTCGACGAGTTTGTGGAGGGCCGCGCGTACCAGGGTGAGCGGGAGATCTCGCTGCGCCCCGGCAGCAACGGCCAGGTGCCGCTGAACGAGGCGCTGTCGCTGTCGCTGATCGGAAAGAGCGGGCAGAAGGCCGAGCGGTACGCCTTCACCGAGCTGAGGGTGAACAATCGGCCCACCGCCACACGGCTCATGGTCGAGAGTCCCGACACCGACTACGCCGAGGACGTCGCCGACGGCCATGGGGTGCTGTACAAGGCCAAGGCGGGCGGCAGCTTCACCTATCGCGGCGACGATCCGACGGACTACGAGAGTTCCTTCAAGCAGCTCAACAAGAAGGGCAGCCAGGACCTCGAACCGGTGATGAAGCTCATCAAGTGGGCCGACCGGGCGTCGGACGAGGAGTTCGCCCGCGACCTCCATCTGTATATGGACGTCGACTCGCTGGCCGCCTATCTCGCGACGCAGAACCTGCTGCTGAACTTCGACGACATGGCCGGCCCCGGCAAGAACTACCTGCTGTGGTACGACCTGGACACCCAGAAGTTCTCCGTGCTGGGCTGGGACTACAACCTGACCTTCAGCGGGGACGCCACGGCGGGGCCCAAGGACTCCATCTCGAATCTGCCTCAGCAAGCGCCGTCCCGCGCCCCGGAGGGAAAGCCCGACGCCACCCTCGGCGGTATGCCGAGCGGAATGCCTGAGGGCCTGCCGAGCGGGATGCCCGGCGGCATGAACGGCAAGGACGGCCCGGGTGGCCTCATGGGGCATGTCCTGAAGACCAGGTTCCTGGAGTCCGACGCCTTCGAAGACGTCTATCTGAAGGCCTACCGGGCGCTGTACCAGAAGTTCTACCGGTCGGGTACGGCGGTCGAGGAGCTGCAGTCCATCGCGGACCAGGCCCGTTCCGCGGGCGCCGGTTCCAAGGAACTGGACACCGCCGTCACCCAGCTCAAGACCACCGTCACCGACCGCGCCGTGGCACTTGCCGAGGACCAGCAGGTGATCGGCTGA